From Lysobacter auxotrophicus, the proteins below share one genomic window:
- the recX gene encoding recombination regulator RecX, with protein sequence MHDDRGGGGDPGEAPGRRRRVREQTPVQRALGLLARREHSRKELNRKLTSRGLDAEEVQAAVDRLAGEGWQDDTRFAESLVRSRAASGYGPLRIRAELSTHGLDGEAIARAMATFEGDWKESARDLVRRRFGKALEELAQRRKAADFLIRRGFDGDSVRAATRLDLDD encoded by the coding sequence ATGCATGACGATCGGGGTGGTGGCGGCGATCCCGGGGAAGCCCCGGGCCGCCGCCGTCGCGTCCGCGAGCAGACCCCGGTGCAGCGTGCACTGGGGTTGTTGGCGCGTCGCGAGCATTCCCGCAAGGAGCTCAACCGCAAATTGACCTCGCGCGGGCTGGATGCGGAGGAAGTCCAGGCCGCGGTAGACCGTCTGGCCGGCGAGGGCTGGCAGGACGACACCCGCTTCGCCGAAAGCCTGGTGCGCAGCCGGGCGGCCAGCGGCTACGGACCGTTGCGGATTCGTGCGGAGCTTTCGACCCACGGGCTGGACGGTGAGGCCATCGCCCGCGCCATGGCGACCTTCGAGGGCGACTGGAAGGAGAGTGCCCGGGATCTGGTCCGTCGGCGGTTCGGCAAAGCGCTGGAGGAGCTTGCGCAACGCCGGAAAGCAGCCGATTTCCTGATCCGCCGCGGCTTCGATGGCGACAGCGTGCGCGCTGCGACCCGGCTCGATTTGGACGACTGA
- a CDS encoding DUF937 domain-containing protein, with the protein MNTPLTNDLLGQLQGQPLADISNQLGLSPSQTENAVSAALPLLLGALGRNASQPQGAEALFGALQRDHAGLGIGSVLGSVLGGGGQGGSILGHVLGGRQNTAAQGLGAATGLGQGQASSLLQMLAPLVMAYLAKRMFAGGGAGQAASPQHLGDVLGQEHQSIAQQGGVGGSLMGAVLDRDGDGDTDFSDLIGLAGSFLGGGRR; encoded by the coding sequence ATGAACACGCCTCTCACCAACGACCTGCTCGGCCAATTGCAGGGACAACCGCTGGCCGACATCAGCAACCAGCTCGGGCTCTCGCCGTCGCAGACAGAGAACGCGGTGTCGGCCGCGCTGCCGCTGCTGCTGGGCGCACTCGGTCGCAACGCTAGCCAGCCGCAAGGCGCCGAAGCGTTGTTCGGTGCCCTGCAGCGCGATCACGCGGGGCTCGGCATCGGCAGCGTCCTGGGCTCGGTGCTCGGCGGCGGCGGACAAGGCGGTTCGATCCTCGGCCACGTGCTGGGCGGTCGCCAGAATACGGCCGCGCAAGGCCTCGGCGCCGCGACGGGCCTGGGCCAGGGACAAGCGAGCTCACTCTTGCAGATGCTCGCCCCGCTGGTGATGGCCTACCTCGCCAAGCGCATGTTCGCCGGCGGCGGCGCCGGCCAGGCCGCTTCGCCGCAACACCTCGGCGACGTGCTCGGCCAGGAGCATCAATCGATCGCGCAACAGGGCGGCGTCGGCGGCTCGCTGATGGGCGCCGTGCTCGATCGCGACGGCGACGGCGATACGGACTTTTCCGACCTGATCGGGCTGGCCGGATCGTTCCTCGGCGGCGGGCGACGCTGA
- the lexA gene encoding transcriptional repressor LexA, which yields MDITDTQRAILALIAERIEAEGVPPSQTEIARAMGFSSVRAAQYHLEALEQAGAIQRMPGRARAIRLCATVEPVSEAFSVRPVEAADAANDALRLPVLGQVAAGRPIGADIGSDDFVLLDRVFFSPTPDYLLKVKGDSMRDEGIFSGDLIGVHRTRDARSGQIVVARIDDEITVKLLKIGKDRIRLLPRNPDYAPIEVEPGQDFAIEGLYCGLVRPNR from the coding sequence ATGGATATCACCGACACCCAGCGCGCCATCCTCGCCCTCATCGCCGAGCGCATCGAGGCCGAGGGCGTTCCGCCGTCGCAGACCGAGATCGCCCGGGCGATGGGCTTCAGCAGCGTCCGCGCCGCCCAGTACCACCTGGAAGCGCTGGAGCAGGCGGGCGCGATCCAGCGCATGCCGGGCCGGGCGCGCGCCATCCGCCTGTGCGCGACGGTCGAACCGGTGTCCGAGGCGTTTTCCGTCCGCCCGGTCGAGGCAGCCGATGCCGCCAACGACGCGCTGCGCCTTCCGGTGCTCGGGCAGGTCGCCGCGGGTCGGCCGATCGGGGCCGACATCGGCTCGGACGACTTCGTCCTCCTCGATCGCGTGTTCTTCTCCCCCACGCCCGACTACCTGCTCAAGGTGAAGGGCGATTCGATGCGCGACGAGGGCATCTTCAGCGGCGACCTCATCGGCGTGCACCGCACCCGCGATGCGCGCTCCGGCCAGATCGTGGTCGCGCGCATCGACGACGAGATCACCGTCAAGCTGCTGAAGATCGGCAAGGACCGCATCCGGTTGCTGCCGCGCAATCCCGACTACGCGCCCATCGAGGTCGAGCCCGGCCAGGACTTCGCGATCGAAGGCCTGTACTGCGGGCTGGTGAGACCGAACCGGTGA
- a CDS encoding CinA family protein, giving the protein MKNDVTDASLLRLAEQVAEAARAHRQTLVTAESCTGGWIAKMLTDIPGSSNWFECGMAAYSYEAKQALLGVRPQTLETHGAVSRETVIEMVSGALVHSGATLAVAVTGIAGPGGGTEDKPVGTVWIAWKRRGGYPTAVTFHFDGDRDAVRRQTVAAALHGLAELMA; this is encoded by the coding sequence ATGAAGAACGACGTCACCGATGCCTCCCTGCTGCGCCTGGCCGAGCAGGTCGCCGAAGCCGCCCGCGCCCATCGCCAGACCCTGGTCACCGCCGAAAGCTGCACCGGCGGGTGGATCGCGAAGATGCTGACCGACATTCCCGGTTCCTCGAACTGGTTCGAATGCGGCATGGCCGCCTACAGCTACGAGGCCAAGCAGGCCCTGCTGGGCGTGCGTCCGCAGACGCTGGAAACGCATGGCGCGGTGAGCCGCGAGACGGTGATCGAGATGGTGTCGGGCGCGCTGGTGCACTCGGGTGCGACGCTGGCCGTGGCGGTCACCGGCATCGCCGGGCCGGGCGGCGGCACCGAGGACAAGCCGGTCGGCACGGTCTGGATCGCCTGGAAGCGGCGCGGCGGGTATCCCACCGCCGTGACCTTCCATTTCGACGGCGACCGCGACGCGGTGCGCCGGCAGACGGTCGCCGCGGCGCTGCACGGGCTGGCCGAACTGATGGCGTAG
- the csrA gene encoding carbon storage regulator CsrA has protein sequence MLILTRRVGETLMIGDSVTVTVLGVKGNQVRIGITAPKDVAVHREEIYQRIQRGEEPADNDAGKHNAG, from the coding sequence ATGCTGATCCTGACGCGTCGCGTCGGTGAGACCTTGATGATCGGCGACTCGGTGACCGTCACCGTGCTCGGCGTCAAGGGAAACCAGGTGCGTATCGGTATTACCGCGCCCAAAGATGTTGCAGTCCACCGCGAAGAGATCTATCAGCGCATCCAGCGTGGCGAAGAGCCCGCGGACAACGATGCGGGCAAGCACAACGCCGGCTGA
- the recA gene encoding recombinase RecA, with product MDDNKKRALSAALGQIEKQFGKGSVMRMGDRTIEATEVIGTGSLMLDIALGIGGLPKGRVVEIYGPESSGKTTLTLQAIAQCQKAGGTCAFIDAEHALDPIYAAKLGVNVDDLLVSQPDTGEQALEIADMLVRSAAIDMVVVDSVAALTPKAEIEGEMGDQLPGLQARLMSQALRKLTGNIKRSNCLVIFINQLRMKIGVMMPGQSPETTTGGNALKFYASVRLDIRRIGSIKKGDEIIGNQTRIKVVKNKLAPPFKQVVTEILYGEGISREGELIDMGVDAKLVEKSGAWYSAYDERIGQGKENARQYLKENPQVAARLEAALREKFVPAEANRSEGDDEGQDD from the coding sequence ATGGACGACAACAAGAAGCGCGCCCTTTCAGCCGCGCTGGGCCAGATCGAAAAGCAGTTCGGCAAGGGCTCGGTGATGCGCATGGGCGATCGCACGATCGAGGCGACGGAAGTCATCGGCACCGGCTCGCTGATGCTCGACATCGCGCTGGGCATCGGCGGCCTGCCCAAGGGCCGCGTCGTCGAGATCTACGGTCCGGAATCCTCGGGCAAGACCACCCTCACGCTGCAGGCCATCGCCCAGTGCCAGAAGGCCGGCGGCACCTGCGCCTTCATCGACGCCGAGCACGCGCTCGATCCCATCTACGCCGCCAAGCTCGGCGTCAACGTCGACGACCTGCTGGTCAGCCAGCCCGACACGGGCGAGCAGGCGCTGGAAATCGCCGACATGCTGGTGCGCTCGGCCGCCATCGACATGGTCGTGGTCGACTCCGTCGCCGCGCTGACGCCCAAGGCCGAAATCGAAGGCGAGATGGGCGACCAGCTCCCGGGCCTGCAGGCCCGCCTGATGAGCCAGGCGCTGCGCAAGCTCACCGGCAACATCAAGCGCTCCAACTGCCTGGTGATCTTCATCAACCAGCTGCGCATGAAGATCGGCGTGATGATGCCGGGCCAGAGCCCGGAAACCACGACCGGCGGCAACGCGCTGAAGTTCTACGCGTCGGTGCGCCTGGACATCCGCCGCATCGGTTCGATCAAGAAGGGCGACGAGATCATCGGCAACCAGACCCGCATCAAGGTCGTGAAGAACAAGCTGGCGCCGCCGTTCAAGCAGGTCGTGACCGAAATCCTGTACGGCGAGGGTATCTCGCGCGAGGGCGAGCTGATCGACATGGGCGTGGACGCCAAGCTGGTCGAGAAGTCGGGCGCCTGGTACAGCGCGTACGACGAGCGCATCGGCCAGGGCAAGGAGAACGCGCGCCAGTACCTGAAGGAAAACCCGCAGGTCGCCGCGCGCCTGGAAGCCGCCCTGCGCGAGAAGTTCGTCCCGGCGGAAGCCAACCGCAGCGAGGGCGACGACGAAGGCCAGGACGACTGA
- a CDS encoding RNA-binding S4 domain-containing protein — MSDVAESSAPTVRLDLWLWAARFFKTRSLAKHAIDTGKIEIGGQRAKPSRAVRVNDALRIVRGEEIFEVEVRGLSDTRGPASVAQGLYQESDASRQAREAARALRAAERTGYRAPETKPDKRARRLIRALGDIDAM; from the coding sequence GTGAGCGACGTAGCCGAATCTTCCGCACCCACCGTGCGCCTGGACCTGTGGTTGTGGGCGGCGCGGTTCTTCAAGACGCGCTCGCTGGCCAAGCACGCGATCGACACGGGCAAGATCGAGATCGGAGGCCAGCGCGCCAAGCCGTCGCGTGCGGTGCGCGTGAACGACGCGCTTCGCATCGTGCGCGGCGAGGAAATCTTCGAGGTCGAAGTACGCGGGCTGAGCGATACACGCGGTCCGGCCAGCGTCGCGCAGGGCCTCTATCAGGAAAGCGACGCCTCCAGGCAAGCGCGCGAGGCGGCGCGTGCGTTGCGTGCCGCCGAACGCACCGGGTATCGCGCGCCGGAGACGAAGCCCGACAAGCGCGCGCGGCGTCTCATCCGCGCGCTGGGCGACATCGACGCGATGTAA
- the mutS gene encoding DNA mismatch repair protein MutS — protein MSQAERPQEHTPLMKQFFAAKAEHPDVLLFFRMGDFYELFFDDARKAARLLDITLTQRGQSAGQPIPMAGVPHHSAEGYLARLVALGESVAICEQIGDPALAKGIVERKVVRIVTPGTVTDEALLNERRDTLLLAVARGKTGYGLAWADLAGGRFLVNEVANEDALEAEIARLEPAETLIADEDGWQPWIAERTGVRRRAPWLFDADSGRRQLLRFFNLHDLSGFGLEDKPLSTAAAAALLGYVEETQKQRLPHLTSIAVESGDGAIAMNAATRRHLELDTRVDGDTRHTLLGILDSTITPMGGRLLRRWLHRPLRDRSVLRHRQQAVATLIESRCGDTLREGFRALGDLERILSRIALRSARPRDLSTLRDGLGMLPDVRATLAPLDSPCLAELAAELGEHDAHAHLLKAAIVPQPPVLARDGGIFAEGYDAELDELRTLSTNADQFLIDLEAREKAATGIATLKVGYNRVHGYYIEISKGQSDKAPTHYTRRQTLTGAERYITEELKQFEDKVLSARERSLARERLLYEQLLDTLNERLQPLKRCAAAMAELDVLACFAERAQSLDWSQPQLVDEPGIRIERGRHPVVEAVRNDPFEPNDLVLDENRRMLVITGPNMGGKSTYMRQNALIVLLAHIGSFVPASRAVIGPIDRILTRIGAGDDLARGQSTFMVEMSETSYILHHATSQSLVLMDEIGRGTSTYDGLALADACARHLAHHNRAYTLFATHYFELTRLAEPGSGIANVHLDAVEHGDQLVFMHAVKDGPADRSFGLQVAALAGLPKAVVQQARGRLAELERQSRDAPTPSLAPVALDAPQQFGLFAPSSAALEALASIDPDDLTPKQALEALYRLKALS, from the coding sequence ATGAGCCAAGCCGAACGGCCGCAGGAACACACGCCCCTGATGAAGCAGTTCTTCGCCGCGAAGGCGGAGCATCCGGACGTGCTGCTGTTCTTCCGCATGGGCGACTTCTACGAGCTGTTCTTCGACGACGCCCGCAAGGCGGCGCGCCTTCTGGACATCACGCTGACCCAGCGCGGCCAGTCCGCGGGGCAGCCGATCCCGATGGCCGGCGTTCCGCACCATTCGGCCGAAGGCTACCTGGCGCGCCTGGTGGCGCTGGGCGAATCGGTGGCGATCTGCGAACAGATCGGCGATCCCGCGCTCGCCAAGGGCATCGTCGAACGCAAGGTGGTTCGAATCGTCACGCCGGGCACGGTGACCGACGAAGCGCTGCTCAACGAACGCCGCGACACGCTGCTGCTCGCCGTCGCGCGCGGCAAGACGGGCTACGGCCTCGCGTGGGCGGACCTCGCCGGCGGGCGGTTTCTCGTCAACGAAGTCGCGAACGAGGACGCGCTCGAAGCCGAGATCGCGCGCCTGGAACCCGCCGAAACGCTGATCGCCGACGAGGACGGCTGGCAGCCGTGGATCGCCGAGCGGACCGGCGTGCGTCGTCGCGCGCCGTGGCTGTTCGACGCCGACAGCGGTCGTCGCCAGTTGCTGCGTTTCTTCAACCTGCACGATCTCTCCGGTTTCGGCCTGGAAGACAAGCCGCTTTCGACCGCCGCTGCCGCGGCGCTGCTGGGCTATGTCGAGGAAACGCAGAAGCAGCGGTTGCCGCACCTGACGTCGATCGCGGTGGAATCCGGCGACGGCGCCATCGCGATGAACGCCGCCACGCGCCGCCACCTTGAACTCGACACCCGCGTGGACGGCGACACGCGCCACACGTTGCTGGGCATCCTCGATTCGACGATCACGCCGATGGGCGGCCGCCTGCTGCGCCGCTGGCTGCATCGTCCGCTGCGCGACCGCAGCGTGTTGCGCCATCGCCAGCAGGCGGTCGCCACGCTGATCGAATCCCGCTGCGGCGACACGCTGCGCGAAGGCTTCCGCGCGCTCGGCGACCTGGAACGCATCCTGTCGCGCATCGCGTTGCGCAGTGCGCGCCCACGCGACCTGTCCACGCTGCGCGACGGACTGGGCATGCTGCCCGACGTGCGCGCGACGCTGGCGCCGCTCGATTCGCCCTGCCTTGCGGAACTCGCGGCGGAACTCGGCGAACACGACGCGCACGCGCACCTGCTGAAGGCGGCGATCGTGCCGCAGCCGCCGGTGCTCGCACGCGATGGCGGCATCTTCGCCGAAGGCTACGACGCCGAACTCGACGAACTGCGCACGCTGTCGACGAACGCCGACCAGTTCCTCATCGACCTGGAAGCGCGCGAGAAGGCCGCCACCGGCATCGCGACGCTGAAGGTCGGCTACAACCGCGTGCACGGGTACTACATCGAAATCAGCAAGGGCCAGTCCGACAAGGCGCCGACGCATTACACGCGCCGCCAGACGCTGACCGGCGCCGAGCGTTACATCACCGAGGAACTGAAGCAGTTCGAGGACAAGGTGCTGTCCGCACGCGAGCGTTCGCTTGCGCGCGAACGCCTGCTGTACGAGCAGCTGCTGGACACGTTGAACGAGCGCCTGCAGCCGCTCAAGCGCTGCGCCGCCGCAATGGCGGAACTGGACGTGCTCGCGTGTTTCGCCGAACGCGCGCAGTCGCTGGACTGGTCGCAGCCGCAGCTCGTGGACGAACCGGGCATCCGCATCGAACGCGGCCGCCATCCGGTGGTCGAGGCGGTGCGCAACGACCCGTTCGAGCCCAACGACCTGGTGCTGGACGAAAACCGCCGGATGTTGGTGATCACCGGCCCGAACATGGGCGGTAAATCGACCTACATGCGCCAGAACGCGCTGATCGTGCTGCTCGCGCACATCGGCAGTTTCGTGCCGGCCTCGCGCGCGGTGATCGGCCCGATCGACCGCATCCTCACGCGCATCGGCGCGGGCGACGACCTCGCGCGCGGGCAGTCGACCTTCATGGTCGAGATGAGCGAGACCAGCTACATCCTGCACCACGCAACGTCGCAGTCGCTGGTGCTGATGGACGAGATCGGGCGCGGCACGTCGACCTACGACGGCCTCGCGCTCGCCGATGCGTGCGCGCGCCATCTGGCGCATCACAATCGCGCCTATACGCTGTTCGCCACGCACTATTTCGAACTCACGCGCCTGGCCGAGCCGGGCAGCGGCATCGCGAACGTGCACCTGGACGCGGTGGAACACGGCGACCAGCTGGTCTTCATGCACGCGGTGAAGGACGGCCCGGCCGATCGCAGTTTCGGTTTGCAGGTCGCGGCGCTGGCAGGCTTGCCGAAGGCGGTCGTGCAGCAGGCACGCGGGCGATTGGCCGAGCTGGAACGACAGAGCCGCGATGCACCCACGCCGTCGCTCGCACCGGTCGCGCTGGATGCGCCGCAGCAGTTCGGGCTCTTCGCGCCCTCCTCCGCCGCGCTGGAAGCGCTGGCGTCGATCGATCCGGACGACCTCACCCCGAAGCAGGCGCTTGAAGCGCTGTATCGCCTGAAAGCGCTGTCCTGA
- a CDS encoding catalase, which produces MSQPTDKPAKTPLTTAFGAPVIDNDNSMTAGPRGPLLMQDVWLIERLANLNREIIPERRMHAKGSGAFGTFTVTQDITKYTRAKIFEHVGKRTEMFARFTTVAGERGAADAERDIRGFALKFYTEEGNWDLVGNNTPVFFVRDPRKFPDLNKAVKRDPRTNLRSAHNNWDFWTSLPEALHQITIVMSDRGIPASYRHMHGFGSHTYSFYNDNGERFWVKFHIRTQQGIKNLTDAEAQELIGRDRESHQRDLFDAIARGDNPKWTMYIQVMPETDADKVPYHPFDLTKVWPHKDYPLIEVGVMELNRNPENFYADVEQSAFAPNNLVPGISVSPDKMLQARLFAYSDAQRYRLGVNHHQIPVNAARCPVHSNHRDGAMRVDGNYGSNVHYTPNSYGQWEAQPEYREPPLKINGNADFWNFREDDADYYKQPGDLFRLMTPAQQQVLFENTARAMGDAPDFIKQRHIANCNKADPAYGAGVAKALNLEASNVAHVDSGTVNHPVEAG; this is translated from the coding sequence ATGAGCCAGCCCACGGACAAGCCCGCCAAGACCCCGCTGACCACCGCCTTCGGCGCGCCGGTCATCGACAACGACAACAGCATGACGGCGGGCCCGCGCGGGCCGCTGCTGATGCAGGACGTCTGGCTGATCGAACGACTCGCCAACCTCAATCGCGAAATCATTCCCGAACGCCGCATGCATGCGAAAGGTTCGGGCGCGTTCGGCACGTTCACCGTCACGCAGGACATCACGAAGTACACCCGCGCGAAGATCTTCGAACACGTGGGCAAGCGCACCGAGATGTTCGCGCGCTTCACCACGGTCGCAGGCGAGCGCGGCGCGGCCGATGCCGAGCGCGACATCCGCGGCTTCGCGCTGAAGTTCTACACCGAGGAAGGCAACTGGGACCTGGTCGGCAACAACACGCCGGTGTTCTTCGTGCGCGATCCGCGCAAGTTCCCGGACCTCAACAAGGCCGTGAAGCGCGACCCGCGAACCAACCTGCGCAGCGCGCACAACAACTGGGATTTCTGGACCAGCCTGCCCGAAGCGCTGCACCAGATCACCATCGTGATGAGCGATCGCGGCATTCCGGCCAGTTACCGCCACATGCACGGTTTCGGCTCGCATACGTACAGCTTCTACAACGACAACGGCGAACGGTTCTGGGTGAAATTCCACATCCGCACGCAGCAGGGCATCAAGAACCTCACCGATGCCGAAGCGCAGGAACTGATCGGCCGCGACCGCGAAAGCCACCAGCGCGACCTGTTCGACGCCATCGCCCGCGGCGACAACCCGAAGTGGACGATGTACATCCAGGTCATGCCGGAGACCGATGCGGACAAGGTGCCCTACCACCCGTTCGACCTCACCAAAGTGTGGCCGCACAAGGACTACCCGCTGATCGAAGTGGGCGTGATGGAGCTCAACCGCAACCCGGAGAACTTCTACGCCGACGTCGAACAGAGCGCATTCGCGCCGAACAACCTGGTGCCGGGCATCAGCGTGTCGCCGGACAAGATGCTGCAGGCGCGACTGTTCGCGTATTCGGATGCGCAGCGCTACCGCCTGGGCGTCAACCACCACCAGATTCCGGTGAACGCGGCGCGCTGCCCGGTGCACAGCAACCATCGCGACGGCGCGATGCGCGTCGACGGCAATTACGGCTCGAACGTGCATTACACGCCCAACAGTTACGGCCAGTGGGAGGCGCAGCCGGAGTATCGCGAGCCGCCGCTGAAGATCAACGGCAACGCGGATTTCTGGAACTTCCGCGAGGACGACGCCGACTACTACAAGCAGCCCGGCGACCTGTTCCGCCTGATGACGCCTGCACAGCAGCAGGTGCTGTTCGAGAACACCGCACGCGCGATGGGCGACGCGCCGGATTTCATCAAGCAGCGCCACATCGCCAACTGCAACAAGGCCGATCCGGCGTATGGCGCCGGCGTGGCGAAGGCGTTGAACCTGGAGGCGTCGAACGTCGCGCACGTCGACAGCGGCACGGTGAACCACCCCGTCGAAGCGGGCTGA
- the alaS gene encoding alanine--tRNA ligase: MKTTTEIRSDFLEFFRGKAHTIVPSAPLVPANDPTLLFTNSGMVQFKNVFLGSEKPGYVRAADVQRCLRAGGKHNDLDQVGYTARHHTFFEMLGNWSFGDYFKEDAITWAWELLTKVWALPADRLTVTVYHTDDEAYEIWNRKIGVPPERIVRIGDNKGAPFASDNFWQMADTGPCGPCTEIFYDHGAHIAGGPPGSPDEDGDRFIEIWNLVFMQFDRQPDGTLLPLPAPCVDTGMGLERLAAVLQGVHGNYEIDLFRHLIAKAAEFTSTADLDNKSLRVIADHIRACSFLIVDGVLPSNEGRGYVLRRIIRRALRHGWMLGQKGPFFHRMVAPLVEVMGDAYPELTAKREFVERALLAEEERFAETLDAGMRIFDEVAARSNTTIPGVDAFRLYDTYGFPVDLTADIARERGLAVDMEGFETAMEQQRETARAAGKFGNTTTMPAELAAQLAPTQFLGYDQLADEGLEVVALLKNGRAVDRIEAGEEAAVILDRTPFYAESGGQVGDTGDLEAGAARFAVRDTVKFAGQFHGHVGTLASGSLQRGDRVRATVDTVRRAATVLNHSATHLLHSALRSVLGDHVVQKGSLVAPDRLRFDFSHFAPLGAGELAEIERLVNAEIRGNHAAEVHHMGMQEALDFGAMALFGEKYGDRVRVLRMGGTSTELCGGTHVSRTGDIGLFKIVSEGGVSAGVRRIEALTGQGALDFVAEEERRLDEAARLLGGNAADVSDKLRSLLDRQKKLERELESLKAKAASGATSDLAGSAAQVGGVKVVATRLEGFDAKALRDAVDRLKQQMGDAVIVLAGASEGKAALVAGVNGSAAGKVKAGELLAHVASRINGKGGGRPDMAQGGGEDGPALVQVLAEVPAWVESKLG; the protein is encoded by the coding sequence ATGAAAACCACTACCGAAATCCGCAGCGATTTCCTCGAGTTCTTCCGTGGAAAGGCCCACACCATCGTCCCGTCGGCGCCGCTGGTGCCGGCCAACGACCCGACGTTGCTGTTCACCAACTCGGGCATGGTCCAGTTCAAGAACGTCTTCCTCGGCAGCGAGAAGCCCGGCTACGTGCGCGCAGCCGACGTGCAGCGCTGCCTGCGTGCCGGCGGCAAGCACAACGACCTCGACCAGGTCGGCTACACCGCGCGCCACCACACGTTCTTCGAAATGCTGGGCAACTGGTCCTTCGGCGACTACTTCAAGGAAGACGCCATTACCTGGGCCTGGGAGCTGTTGACGAAGGTCTGGGCGCTGCCTGCCGACCGCCTGACCGTCACGGTCTACCACACCGACGACGAAGCCTACGAAATCTGGAACAGGAAGATCGGCGTGCCGCCGGAGCGCATCGTGCGCATCGGCGACAACAAGGGCGCACCGTTCGCCTCCGACAATTTCTGGCAGATGGCCGACACCGGCCCGTGCGGACCCTGCACCGAAATTTTCTACGATCACGGCGCGCACATCGCCGGCGGCCCGCCGGGCTCGCCCGACGAGGACGGCGACCGCTTCATCGAGATCTGGAACCTGGTCTTCATGCAGTTCGACCGCCAGCCCGACGGCACGCTGCTGCCGCTTCCGGCCCCGTGCGTCGACACCGGCATGGGCCTGGAACGCCTGGCCGCCGTGCTGCAGGGCGTGCACGGCAATTACGAGATCGACCTGTTCCGCCACCTGATCGCCAAGGCGGCGGAGTTCACCTCCACCGCGGATCTGGACAACAAGTCCTTGCGCGTGATCGCCGATCACATCCGCGCATGCTCCTTCCTCATCGTCGACGGCGTGCTGCCGAGCAATGAAGGCCGCGGCTACGTCCTTCGTCGCATCATCCGCCGCGCGCTGCGCCATGGCTGGATGCTGGGCCAGAAGGGCCCGTTCTTCCACCGGATGGTCGCGCCGCTGGTCGAGGTGATGGGCGATGCCTACCCCGAACTGACCGCCAAGCGCGAGTTCGTCGAGCGCGCGCTGCTCGCCGAGGAAGAGCGTTTCGCCGAAACCCTCGACGCCGGCATGCGCATCTTCGACGAAGTCGCCGCGCGCTCGAACACGACGATCCCGGGCGTGGACGCGTTCCGCCTGTACGACACCTACGGTTTCCCGGTCGACCTGACCGCCGACATCGCGCGCGAGCGTGGTCTTGCGGTGGACATGGAAGGCTTCGAGACCGCGATGGAACAGCAGCGCGAAACCGCGCGCGCCGCCGGCAAGTTCGGCAACACCACGACGATGCCGGCCGAACTCGCCGCGCAGCTCGCGCCGACGCAGTTCCTCGGTTACGACCAGCTCGCCGACGAAGGCCTGGAAGTCGTCGCGCTGCTGAAGAACGGCCGCGCCGTCGATCGCATCGAAGCGGGGGAAGAGGCCGCGGTGATCCTCGATCGCACGCCGTTCTATGCCGAAAGCGGTGGACAGGTCGGCGATACCGGCGACCTCGAGGCCGGCGCCGCGCGCTTCGCGGTGCGCGACACGGTGAAGTTCGCCGGCCAGTTCCACGGGCACGTCGGCACGCTCGCCAGCGGTTCGCTGCAGCGCGGCGATCGCGTGCGCGCGACGGTCGACACCGTCCGCCGCGCCGCGACCGTGCTGAATCATTCGGCCACGCACCTGCTGCATTCGGCGCTGCGTTCCGTGCTCGGCGACCACGTCGTGCAGAAGGGTTCGCTGGTCGCGCCCGATCGCCTGCGTTTCGACTTCTCGCATTTCGCCCCGCTGGGCGCGGGCGAGCTCGCCGAGATCGAGCGCCTCGTCAACGCGGAAATCCGCGGCAACCACGCGGCCGAAGTGCACCACATGGGCATGCAGGAAGCGCTCGACTTCGGTGCGATGGCGCTGTTCGGCGAGAAGTACGGCGACCGCGTGCGCGTGCTGCGCATGGGCGGCACCTCGACCGAGCTGTGCGGCGGCACGCACGTTTCGCGCACCGGCGACATCGGCCTGTTCAAGATCGTCTCCGAAGGCGGTGTGTCCGCTGGTGTGCGCCGCATCGAGGCGCTGACCGGGCAGGGCGCGCTGGACTTCGTGGCCGAGGAGGAGCGTCGTCTCGACGAGGCTGCGCGCCTGCTGGGCGGCAACGCGGCCGACGTGTCGGACAAGCTGCGCAGCCTGCTCGATCGCCAGAAGAAGCTCGAGCGCGAGCTCGAGTCGCTGAAGGCGAAGGCCGCATCGGGCGCCACCTCGGACCTTGCCGGGTCCGCTGCCCAGGTGGGCGGCGTGAAGGTGGTGGCGACGCGCCTTGAGGGTTTCGACGCCAAGGCCCTGCGCGACGCGGTCGACCGCCTCAAGCAGCAGATGGGCGACGCGGTGATCGTCCTGGCCGGGGCGAGCGAGGGCAAGGCGGCCCTGGTCGCCGGTGTGAACGGTAGTGCGGCCGGCAAGGTGAAGGCAGGGGAACTCCTCGCGCATGTCGCCAGTCGCATCAACGGCAAGGGCGGCGGTCGTCCCGACATGGCGCAGGGCGGTGGCGAAGACGGGCCGGCCCTGGTCCAGGTCCTCGCCGAGGTTCCGGCCTGGGTCGAAAGCAAACTTGGCTGA